A window of the Vigna angularis cultivar LongXiaoDou No.4 chromosome 3, ASM1680809v1, whole genome shotgun sequence genome harbors these coding sequences:
- the LOC108324597 gene encoding uncharacterized protein LOC108324597 — MADFAVELPWEEEYPRAWTLYVDGSSERSGGGAGIVLEGPDGFVVEQAIIFRFKISNNQAEYEVVVAGLELAKDLGAVSVKCRTDSQLVVGQLNESFQTKDDQLLRYYHKVKELVKQFRVVEFKHVPREQNVRADVLSKLANYKGKDHLLSVIRQVMMSPSVECLAVHEVSSKPDWRKDIKENIQKQESGLRVRAVEAKKDARFLLIGEDLYKRGFSLPLLKCVAVEEAEYVMRELHEEACGMHTGEFVQKCLKCQEHGKNLNLPLVELHSLVSPWPFARWGIDIVRPFPVGRAQKKFLLIAIDYFTKWVEAEPLGTITAARVQKFVWTLICRFGIPKVIVTDNGRQFIDKGLGDFYKKLGVKQVTSSVEHPQTNGQVEAANKVIVAELKKRLGDAKGAWMDELQEVLWGYRCTPHDTTGETPFNLTYGMDAMLPVEVGKPTIRRRIQNLQDNSDELRVELDTLDERREVAMIRAEARKRPLARRYNTKVRPRQFVEGDLVWRKTTEADETDRREN; from the exons ATGGCCGATTTTGCGGTCGAGTTACCATGGGAGGAAGAGTACCCCCGGGCATGGACCTTGTATGTGGACGGATCATCCGAGCGGTCCGGGGGAGGAGCAGGAATTGTTCTGGAAGGACCAGATGGTTTCGTGGTTGAACAGGCGATCATCTTCCGGTTCAAGATAAGCAATAACCAGGCTGAATATGAAGTAGTGGTAGCTGGCCTCGAATTGGCTAAGGATTTAGGGGCAGTGTCGGTCAAATGCCGGACGGATTCCCAATTGGTGGTGGGACAACTGAATGAAAGCTTCCAAACCAAGGACGATCAGTTGCTTCGCTATTATCATAAGGTAAAGGAATTGGTAAAGCAATTCCGGGTGGTGGAATTCAAACATGTGCCTAGAGAGCAGAACGTGAGGGCGGATGTCTTATCCAAACTTGCCAATTATAAAGGGAAGGACCACTTGTTGTCGGTCATAAGGCAAGTTATGATGAGTCCTTCGGTGGAGTGCCTGGCGGTTCATGAAGTTTCCAGTAAACCTGATTGGAGGAAGGATATCAAAGAGAATATTCAGAAGCAGGAGAGCGGCTTGCGCGTCCGAGCAGTCGAGGCCAAGAAAGACGCTCGATTCTTACTGATAGGGGAGGATCTTTACAAAAGAGGGTTCTCTTTACCCTTGTTAAAATGTGTGGCCGTGGAGGAGGCCGAATATGTTATGAGGGAGCTACACGAGGAAGCATGTGGGATGCACACCGG AGAATTCGTGCAGAAATGTTTGAAGTGTCAGGAGCATGGCAAGAATCTCAACCTGCCGCTGGTAGAATTGCACAGTCTAGTGTCTCCTTGGCCGTTCGCGCGGTGGGGAATAGACATTGTTAGGCCCTTTCCAGTGGGCCGAGCTCAAAAGAAATTCCTGTTAATAGCAATTGATTACTTTACTAAGTGGGTGGAAGCAGAGCCACTCGGAACAATTACGGCAGCAAGGGTTCAAAAGTTTGTGTGGACGCTCATATGCAGATTTGGAATTCCCAAAGTCATAGTTACAGACAACGGGCGACAGTTCATTGATAAAGGCTTGGGGGACTTCTACAAAAAGTTGGGAGTTAAGCAAGTAACGAGCTCGGTGGAGCATCCACAGACGAACGGACAGGTAGAAGCGGCCAACAAAGTTATTGTTGCGGAACTAAAGAAAAGGTTGGGAGATGCTAAGGGAGCCTGGATGGATGAGCTTCAGGAAGTCCTTTGGGGGTACCGTTGCACACCGCACGATACCACTGGAGAAACCCCTTTCAACCTTACATATGGAATGGACGCTATGCTACCAGTCGAAGTAGGGAAACCTACCATTAGAAGGAGAATTCAAAATTTGCAAGATAACAGTGATGAGCTTCGAGTGGAGCTAGACACCTTGGACGAACGAAGAGAGGTGGCAATGATCCGAGCGGAGGCGCGGAAAAGGCCTCTTGCGAGACGTTACAACACCAAGGTCAGACCTCGACAATTTGTTGAAGGAGACCTCGTGTGGAGAAAAACGACTGAAGCCGACGAAACCGATCGGCGGGAAAATTAG